In one window of Armatimonadota bacterium DNA:
- a CDS encoding 4Fe-4S binding protein produces the protein MSRPRAASVRRLSQGLFLAAFLSLFVLTVWPIGLAAPVAIFLETDPLVVLSALLAEKVVAVPLILLALPVLVLTLLVGRAYCAWICPLGTTIDISDRLLFTKTKARPATDRRRWKYYVLAAVIVSAIFGAQLAYFADPIVLLTRTLTLAAFGPVSALAQSLAGIGWIQDAYSALQGRVDFLARQGLLPPQQAVFRMGWVVLAMFIGLLALGAIEQRFWCRNLCPLGALLGVVSRLPLLRRRVSDECTACMRCVTECSTGAIDGDDPKSSRIADCIQCYKCSAVCPERAVRFLPQASRAGREARLDVSRRRLLGFGALGLGWAAMAHTTPGSRATVIGNPSASAQLIRPPGSVAEPEFLDRCVRCQQCVKACPTNGLQPALAEAGLDGLWTPVLVSRIGPCSEKCNLCGHVCPTDAIEPIRVEDKPAIFIGQAIIDRSSCIVWAGDETCLVCDEVCPYDAVDWKIVEGKKRPIVNDHTCTGCGECEKNCPVQPLAAIRVFSLGDRRHWSRELQRQWRYGK, from the coding sequence ATGTCAAGGCCTAGAGCCGCAAGCGTCAGACGACTATCGCAGGGACTGTTCCTGGCTGCGTTCCTGTCTCTCTTCGTCCTCACTGTCTGGCCCATCGGTTTGGCCGCGCCGGTCGCCATCTTTCTCGAGACCGATCCATTAGTCGTCCTGTCGGCGCTGCTGGCCGAGAAGGTCGTCGCGGTGCCTCTCATCCTCCTCGCGCTCCCAGTGCTCGTCCTGACGCTGCTCGTCGGGCGCGCGTACTGCGCCTGGATCTGCCCGCTCGGCACGACGATTGACATCTCCGATCGACTACTCTTCACCAAGACGAAGGCGCGCCCGGCCACTGACCGGCGGCGCTGGAAGTACTACGTGCTGGCGGCGGTCATCGTCAGCGCGATATTCGGCGCACAGCTCGCGTACTTCGCCGACCCCATCGTGCTGCTGACCCGCACTCTCACCTTGGCCGCGTTCGGACCCGTCAGCGCGCTCGCTCAATCGCTCGCGGGCATCGGCTGGATTCAGGATGCGTACAGTGCCCTCCAGGGCCGCGTGGATTTCCTGGCGCGACAGGGCCTGCTGCCGCCGCAGCAGGCCGTTTTCCGCATGGGCTGGGTGGTGCTGGCGATGTTCATCGGGCTGCTCGCTCTGGGAGCGATCGAGCAGCGCTTCTGGTGTCGCAACTTGTGCCCGTTGGGGGCGCTGCTGGGGGTCGTGTCGCGGCTCCCCCTGCTGCGACGGCGGGTCAGCGACGAATGCACGGCGTGCATGCGCTGCGTCACGGAATGCTCGACCGGCGCCATTGACGGCGACGATCCGAAGTCGTCTCGTATCGCCGACTGCATTCAGTGCTACAAGTGCTCGGCAGTGTGCCCCGAGCGAGCGGTGAGGTTCTTGCCGCAGGCAAGCCGCGCCGGTCGAGAAGCGCGGCTCGATGTGTCGCGCCGGCGTCTGCTTGGATTCGGCGCACTCGGCCTGGGGTGGGCCGCGATGGCGCACACGACACCGGGGTCGCGAGCGACGGTGATCGGCAACCCGTCGGCGAGTGCGCAGTTGATTCGTCCGCCGGGCTCGGTGGCGGAGCCGGAGTTCCTCGATCGCTGCGTGCGCTGTCAGCAATGCGTCAAGGCATGTCCGACCAATGGATTGCAGCCCGCGCTGGCGGAGGCGGGGCTCGACGGATTATGGACGCCGGTTTTGGTATCGCGCATCGGTCCGTGTTCCGAGAAGTGCAACTTGTGCGGTCATGTGTGCCCGACCGATGCGATCGAACCGATCCGCGTTGAGGACAAGCCGGCGATCTTCATCGGTCAAGCGATCATCGATCGCAGCAGTTGCATCGTGTGGGCCGGCGATGAGACTTGTCTGGTGTGCGATGAAGTCTGTCCGTATGACGCAGTTGATTGGAAAATAGTAGAAGGAAAAAAGCGGCCCATCGTGAATGACCACACGTGCACCGGATGCGGTGAGTGCGAAAAGAACTGTCCGGTGCAGCCGCTGGCCGCGATAAGAGTCTTCTCTCTGGGCGACCGGCGTCATTGGAGCCGAGAGCTCCAGCGTCAATGGCGCTATGGCAAGTAG
- a CDS encoding tyrosine recombinase — MERDLDSFLEYMRSAKRVSGHTLRAYASDLAQCAAFVRRRFAVQTWEAVEPAMLRRFLAALQADQYERTSIARKLSALRSLYRYLGRRGAERDPTVGIRAPRARGRLPAFLYPAEIEELLTAPPADTPLGLRDRALLEMLYATGMRASELVGLDLSQVITGATELRVKGKGRRERIVLIGSHAARALGEYLAKGRGALARAGGADQERALFLNRNGTRLTDRGLRRVVHKHVMHTSARRGISPHALRHTFATHLLDAGADLRTVQELLGHARLATTQIYTHVTQSRLKEIYDRAHPRA; from the coding sequence ATGGAACGCGACTTAGACTCGTTCCTCGAATACATGCGCTCGGCGAAACGCGTGTCGGGCCACACCCTGCGCGCCTACGCGAGCGATCTCGCGCAGTGCGCGGCTTTTGTGCGCCGGAGGTTCGCTGTGCAGACCTGGGAGGCGGTTGAGCCGGCGATGCTGCGGCGGTTCCTGGCCGCGCTGCAGGCGGACCAGTACGAACGCACGTCTATCGCGCGCAAGCTCTCCGCGCTGCGCTCTCTGTACAGATATCTCGGCCGACGAGGGGCGGAGCGCGATCCGACGGTCGGCATTCGCGCGCCGCGGGCGCGCGGGCGACTGCCCGCCTTTCTATATCCGGCGGAGATCGAGGAGCTGCTGACCGCGCCGCCAGCAGACACGCCACTAGGATTGCGCGACCGCGCGCTGCTCGAGATGCTATATGCGACTGGGATGCGGGCGAGCGAGCTGGTCGGCCTCGATCTGAGTCAGGTCATCACCGGCGCCACCGAACTGCGCGTCAAGGGCAAGGGCCGGCGCGAACGCATCGTGCTCATCGGATCACATGCCGCCAGAGCGCTTGGGGAGTATCTGGCCAAAGGGCGGGGGGCACTCGCCCGCGCCGGCGGGGCCGACCAGGAGCGCGCGCTTTTCCTCAACCGCAACGGCACGCGCCTCACCGACCGTGGACTGCGCCGAGTCGTGCACAAACACGTCATGCACACGAGCGCGCGACGCGGCATCAGCCCGCACGCCTTGCGCCATACCTTCGCGACGCATCTCCTAGACGCAGGCGCCGACTTGCGAACCGTACAGGAACTGCTGGGGCACGCGCGACTGGCGACGACGCAGATCTACACCCACGTCACGCAGTCCCGCTTGAAGGAGATCTACGACCGGGCACACCCTCGCGCGTAG
- a CDS encoding Ldh family oxidoreductase, protein MNEVTYVAADALRDACSQILEAVDVRRDEAALIADCLVYANLRGVDTHGIIRLKFYLQRIAAGGDNPRAQIKIVRESATTALLDADNAFGTVAGVTAMDLAIAKARDSGVGVTVIRNANHFGVAAYYAARPLREGMIGVCTTNVVASMPPPGGRAARVGNSPIAITFPSGEEPPVIFDAATSVAPWGALIEARLRGEQLPPDSFLDSDGGPTRDPQAVLDGGFLLPIAGHKGYGLALSVALLTGLLGGGVFDTDIMYPYGDVSVPGSNSFLMLALRVESFVPLEEYTRRMDDVIRLVRATPTAEGVERVLLPGQREHETAQERARTGIPLSREQVDELQGLAASVGVSLGL, encoded by the coding sequence TTGAACGAGGTGACATACGTAGCCGCGGATGCACTGCGGGACGCGTGCTCGCAGATCCTGGAAGCGGTCGACGTGCGCCGGGACGAGGCGGCGCTCATCGCGGACTGCCTGGTTTACGCGAACCTGCGCGGCGTGGACACACACGGCATCATTCGCCTGAAGTTCTACTTGCAGCGCATCGCGGCGGGTGGTGACAATCCGCGGGCACAGATCAAGATCGTCCGCGAGTCGGCCACGACGGCTTTGCTCGACGCAGACAACGCATTCGGCACGGTGGCGGGTGTCACGGCGATGGACCTAGCGATCGCGAAGGCGCGTGACTCCGGCGTCGGGGTGACCGTGATCCGCAATGCCAACCACTTCGGCGTTGCCGCGTACTATGCGGCCCGACCGCTGCGTGAGGGCATGATCGGTGTCTGCACGACCAACGTCGTGGCCTCAATGCCGCCGCCGGGCGGACGGGCGGCTCGCGTCGGCAACAGCCCCATCGCCATCACCTTTCCGTCGGGAGAGGAACCGCCGGTCATCTTCGATGCGGCGACCAGTGTCGCACCCTGGGGCGCGTTGATTGAAGCACGACTGCGCGGCGAGCAACTGCCGCCCGATAGCTTCCTCGATTCCGATGGCGGGCCGACGCGCGATCCGCAGGCGGTGCTCGACGGGGGATTCCTGCTGCCTATCGCGGGGCACAAAGGGTACGGGCTCGCTCTCTCCGTCGCCCTGCTCACGGGGCTTCTGGGAGGCGGCGTGTTTGATACAGATATCATGTATCCCTATGGCGATGTGTCGGTTCCCGGCAGCAACTCGTTCCTGATGTTGGCACTGCGCGTGGAGAGCTTCGTGCCGCTCGAGGAGTACACGCGCCGCATGGATGACGTGATTCGTCTAGTTCGCGCGACGCCGACTGCCGAAGGCGTGGAACGGGTGCTGCTGCCCGGCCAACGCGAGCACGAGACAGCGCAGGAGCGGGCGCGAACCGGGATTCCGCTGTCGCGTGAGCAGGTTGACGAACTTCAGGGCTTGGCCGCGAGCGTGGGGGTGAGCCTTGGACTGTGA
- a CDS encoding amidohydrolase family protein, with protein sequence MRIDAHVHVSTEPGYADRLVAEMDRLGFDRTLLNGFVTYGDQSGNDAVAAALARHPKRIIGAAYLDLATQSAADVRTFHERAFRALKLIGPPANYDDKRFYPVYDAAAELGMVCLFHTGIVSRSPAPIDRVHDVNNDRMRPIYLDTIARQIPELNIIGAHFGNPWYDEAAMAARWNPNLYWDLSGSTLKKRTAQDLAKLLWWTETSRYRDPEGRPAWQKIVFGSDVPIEEIEEVVRDYEAVLGALGIREDIQAAIFGDTLARLLMLPTR encoded by the coding sequence ATGCGAATAGACGCGCACGTCCATGTCAGCACAGAACCAGGTTACGCCGATCGACTCGTCGCCGAGATGGATCGCCTGGGATTCGACCGAACGCTGCTCAACGGCTTCGTGACCTACGGCGATCAATCGGGCAACGATGCGGTTGCCGCCGCGCTGGCGCGCCACCCCAAGCGGATCATCGGTGCCGCGTACCTCGATCTCGCGACCCAGAGCGCGGCGGATGTGCGGACCTTTCACGAGCGCGCCTTCCGCGCGCTCAAGCTCATCGGGCCGCCCGCCAACTACGACGACAAGCGCTTCTATCCCGTGTACGATGCGGCCGCTGAACTCGGCATGGTATGTCTGTTCCACACCGGCATCGTCTCGCGGTCGCCGGCGCCGATTGATCGCGTGCATGACGTCAACAACGACCGCATGCGACCGATCTACCTCGACACCATCGCCCGCCAGATTCCCGAACTCAACATCATCGGCGCGCACTTCGGCAACCCGTGGTACGACGAGGCGGCGATGGCGGCGCGCTGGAACCCGAATCTGTACTGGGATCTGAGCGGCTCGACGCTCAAGAAACGCACCGCGCAGGATCTGGCAAAACTGCTGTGGTGGACCGAGACGAGTCGTTACCGCGACCCCGAGGGGCGCCCCGCGTGGCAGAAGATTGTCTTCGGCTCCGACGTGCCGATCGAAGAGATCGAGGAGGTCGTCCGGGACTACGAAGCCGTCCTCGGCGCGCTCGGCATACGCGAGGACATTCAGGCCGCCATCTTCGGCGACACTCTGGCGCGATTACTGATGCTGCCCACGAGATGA